A part of Pirellulaceae bacterium genomic DNA contains:
- a CDS encoding tetratricopeptide repeat protein codes for MSESLWQWQIVAVALGLALATVAIYWPATRCGFVNFDDNLYVTENPHVRRGLSLEAIGWAFVSTEVSNWHPLTWLSHLLDSTIWGVNPQSAFGHHLTSVVLHGMNAALLFGVWWMMTRSLWSSALLAALFAWHPLRVESVAWIAERKDVLSGLFWIVTIGLYVHYVRGSHSWWRYCAVLVGFAAGVMAKPMVITLPFVLLLLDYWPLGRFSWTTRVPDLRALVPLVREKLPLGGLVLISGCLTYYSQWVSGAVVTDRLSLAARLTNALSAYWIYLGQLIWPQQLAVFYPFRTAQISWPVVFAASMALSLAILAAVVLRRRVPVFMIGWLWYLGTLIPVIGLVQVGGQAHADRYTYLPSIGVAWIISWTLATLVQRSPQTRLPILICLAVALALLVTATLRQQRFWRDSEALFTRATQVSPDSALAWSNLGAALTMTGRADEAVQAYRRAESINPAQDVQAGLATALAAQRRFAESIESFRNLIQTYPDNSKLANNLAWILATVKDSKLRDPVEAIRLGELANKLSPENPAILDTLAAAYAAGGRFDQAVLEADRAIALAVDQRNPQLASSIQSRREIYMRGQPYLE; via the coding sequence GTGTCTGAAAGTCTATGGCAATGGCAGATCGTTGCCGTGGCGCTGGGGCTAGCTCTGGCCACAGTAGCCATCTACTGGCCAGCCACCAGGTGTGGCTTCGTCAATTTCGATGACAATTTATATGTCACTGAAAATCCTCACGTGCGCCGTGGGCTTAGCCTGGAGGCAATTGGCTGGGCCTTCGTTAGCACCGAGGTCAGCAATTGGCATCCGCTGACGTGGCTTTCGCACTTGCTGGATTCGACGATATGGGGAGTCAACCCGCAGTCGGCCTTTGGCCATCACCTTACCAGTGTAGTACTGCACGGTATGAATGCAGCCTTACTGTTCGGCGTGTGGTGGATGATGACCCGAAGCTTGTGGAGCAGTGCACTGCTGGCGGCGCTGTTTGCTTGGCATCCGCTCCGAGTTGAAAGTGTCGCTTGGATTGCGGAACGCAAGGACGTACTGAGCGGGCTATTTTGGATCGTCACAATTGGCTTGTACGTGCACTATGTGCGAGGCAGTCATTCGTGGTGGCGGTATTGTGCTGTATTGGTTGGTTTTGCGGCTGGAGTGATGGCCAAGCCAATGGTGATCACTCTACCGTTCGTGCTGTTGTTGCTCGACTATTGGCCGCTTGGTCGATTTTCGTGGACGACGCGTGTGCCGGATCTGCGAGCCCTGGTGCCACTGGTACGTGAAAAGTTGCCGCTTGGGGGGCTGGTCCTGATTTCTGGCTGTCTAACCTACTACTCTCAATGGGTCAGTGGAGCGGTAGTGACCGACAGGCTTTCGCTAGCGGCAAGGTTGACCAACGCACTGTCGGCGTATTGGATCTACCTGGGGCAATTAATCTGGCCGCAGCAATTGGCCGTCTTCTATCCATTTCGCACTGCGCAAATAAGTTGGCCCGTTGTGTTTGCTGCCAGCATGGCACTCAGTTTAGCGATTCTGGCGGCCGTAGTCTTACGGCGTCGTGTTCCAGTTTTCATGATTGGCTGGCTGTGGTATTTGGGCACTTTAATTCCCGTGATTGGTCTGGTGCAAGTAGGCGGTCAAGCACACGCCGACCGCTATACCTATTTACCGTCAATCGGAGTGGCCTGGATCATCAGCTGGACTTTGGCAACGCTTGTTCAACGATCGCCACAAACGCGACTGCCGATTTTGATCTGCCTTGCAGTGGCGTTAGCGCTCTTGGTGACTGCCACTCTTCGCCAGCAGCGTTTCTGGCGCGATAGCGAGGCATTGTTTACTCGTGCGACACAAGTCAGTCCAGATAGTGCCTTGGCGTGGTCGAACCTGGGCGCGGCGTTGACAATGACTGGCCGGGCCGACGAGGCCGTGCAGGCCTATCGGCGCGCAGAATCAATCAATCCCGCTCAGGACGTACAAGCTGGTCTGGCAACCGCCCTGGCGGCTCAGCGCCGATTCGCCGAGTCCATTGAGAGCTTCCGAAATCTGATTCAAACGTACCCCGATAATTCGAAGCTGGCCAACAACCTCGCCTGGATTCTGGCCACAGTCAAAGATAGCAAGTTGCGTGACCCAGTCGAAGCGATTCGACTTGGCGAGTTGGCAAACAAGCTGTCGCCGGAGAACCCGGCAATTTTGGATACGCTGGCAGCCGCCTATGCTGCTGGCGGAAGGTTTGACCAGGCAGTACTCGAGGCTGATCGCGCGATTGCCCTGGCAGTAGACCAAAGAAATCCGCAGCTAGCCAGCTCGATCCAGTCTCGCCGGGAAATTTACATGCGTGGGCAGCCTTACCTTGAGTAG
- a CDS encoding exo-alpha-sialidase, with protein MPLDYNQDGKLDLLVACPDKPSNGVWYFENAGRAGEKLPLFKAGVRLGPASHNMQVSYVAGQPRILIPSAEYTDFRKVGFESPTPIYSRSNVHDPARRIRANMWRYVDFDGDGAHDLIVGVGDWSDLEWDHAYNAQGRWRNGPLHGYVYWMKNHGTDDQPNYSQQPALLTTTDGSAIDVFGWPSPNFADFDNDGDLDLLCGEFLDGFTYFENIGTRRQPGYATGRRLTTTAGLPLVMHVQMITPTAIDWTGNGYMDLIVGDEDGRVALIEHSGTFEHGVPQFHDPVYFQQQADTLKFGALATPYIVDWDADGQADILCGNTAGNIGWFKNLGRGQDGLPKWAAPVLLESTLDKQPFRVMAGDNGSIQGPCEAKWGYTCLSAADWDRDGRCDIIYNSIFGRLGVLRATANPQRVTPTVFDSGVRELPPKWAWWQAPASDTLTQWRTTPLVLDFNGDAKLDLIALDQEGYLVLRPNCGPAERIFVDEDNQPVRLNAGSCGKSGRIKLAMVDWDSDGRLDLLVNSRNATWYRNCEDREGKLVLKKVGDLADRDVSGHTCSPTVGDLDGSGKPGLLLGAEDGRLYYIRHQDCQHFSNEQIQARPAAPTEPAKFPGFVSEEFIYQNASFPQCHASTLVETSRGLVAAWFGGTREKHPDVGIWSSYHDGQQWSAPVEWANGVQHDGKRHPCWNPVLFQPPGDAPTYLFFKVGPDPDSWWGEMMVSYDRGRSFRDRRRLPEGIDGPVRCKPILLPGGVLLAGSSTEYDGWTVHFERIQLQNGMISGPWQRIGPINHKQQFNAIQPTFLNHPSGKIQVLCRTKEGVVATSFSDDRGLTWSEMKAIDLPNNNSGVDAVTLADGRHLLIYNHLGSGVTGWGRRGLLNLAISNDGMQWHKVGILEQETRAEFSYPAIIQAADGLVHMTWTWKRQRVKHAVVNPTLIEVGEPLGLGPWDAASPAP; from the coding sequence ATGCCGCTAGACTACAATCAAGATGGCAAGCTGGACTTACTGGTCGCTTGCCCTGACAAGCCATCCAACGGCGTGTGGTATTTCGAGAATGCGGGTCGAGCCGGCGAGAAGCTACCGCTTTTCAAGGCAGGTGTGCGACTTGGACCTGCCAGCCACAACATGCAAGTGTCTTATGTTGCTGGACAACCTCGCATTTTGATTCCTAGCGCCGAGTACACCGACTTCCGTAAAGTGGGATTCGAAAGTCCAACGCCTATTTACTCGCGATCGAACGTCCACGATCCGGCACGGCGCATTCGAGCCAACATGTGGCGTTACGTGGACTTTGATGGCGATGGAGCCCACGATCTGATTGTGGGAGTTGGCGACTGGAGTGATCTGGAGTGGGACCACGCTTACAATGCTCAAGGCCGCTGGCGCAATGGTCCTTTGCATGGATACGTGTATTGGATGAAGAATCACGGCACGGACGACCAACCAAATTATTCGCAGCAGCCTGCGCTGTTAACCACCACCGATGGAAGCGCCATCGACGTATTTGGTTGGCCTTCGCCAAATTTTGCAGACTTTGATAACGACGGCGACTTAGACCTTCTGTGCGGCGAGTTTTTGGATGGCTTTACCTACTTTGAGAATATCGGCACGCGCCGGCAGCCAGGCTATGCCACAGGCAGAAGACTTACCACTACCGCCGGACTTCCGCTGGTTATGCACGTGCAAATGATTACGCCCACAGCCATAGACTGGACCGGTAACGGTTATATGGATTTGATCGTTGGCGACGAAGACGGGCGAGTTGCACTGATCGAACACTCTGGCACCTTCGAACACGGCGTACCGCAGTTTCACGATCCTGTCTACTTTCAACAGCAAGCCGACACGTTGAAATTTGGTGCATTGGCTACCCCGTATATCGTTGACTGGGACGCCGATGGGCAAGCGGATATCCTATGCGGCAACACCGCTGGCAACATCGGCTGGTTCAAGAATCTTGGGCGAGGCCAAGACGGATTGCCCAAATGGGCTGCACCCGTGCTGCTCGAATCCACGCTAGACAAACAGCCCTTTCGCGTCATGGCTGGCGACAACGGATCGATCCAAGGGCCCTGCGAGGCCAAATGGGGCTATACCTGCCTTTCGGCTGCCGACTGGGACCGCGATGGTCGCTGCGATATTATTTACAATTCGATTTTTGGGCGCTTGGGCGTGCTGCGAGCAACTGCCAATCCGCAACGCGTAACACCCACGGTCTTCGATTCTGGAGTTCGTGAGCTACCGCCTAAGTGGGCATGGTGGCAAGCACCAGCCAGCGATACTTTGACTCAGTGGCGCACCACGCCGTTAGTGTTAGATTTCAATGGTGATGCAAAACTGGATTTGATTGCGCTAGATCAAGAGGGCTACTTAGTACTTCGCCCAAATTGCGGTCCTGCCGAGAGAATTTTCGTCGACGAAGACAATCAACCTGTGCGTCTGAACGCCGGCTCGTGCGGCAAGAGCGGTCGGATCAAACTGGCCATGGTCGATTGGGACAGCGACGGGCGGTTGGACCTGCTGGTCAATTCGCGCAACGCTACTTGGTATCGCAATTGTGAGGATCGCGAGGGAAAGTTGGTGCTCAAGAAGGTGGGCGATCTGGCTGATCGCGATGTTTCTGGACACACCTGCAGCCCAACCGTCGGCGATTTGGACGGCAGCGGTAAGCCAGGACTCTTACTGGGCGCCGAGGATGGACGACTGTACTACATTCGACACCAAGATTGTCAACACTTCTCTAACGAGCAAATACAGGCCCGCCCAGCAGCTCCGACGGAACCAGCCAAGTTTCCGGGTTTTGTAAGCGAGGAGTTCATCTATCAGAATGCAAGTTTTCCGCAGTGCCACGCCAGTACCTTGGTCGAGACCAGTCGCGGCCTCGTGGCCGCTTGGTTTGGGGGAACCCGTGAAAAACATCCGGACGTTGGAATTTGGTCCAGCTACCACGATGGTCAGCAGTGGAGTGCGCCCGTCGAGTGGGCCAATGGAGTTCAGCATGACGGCAAGAGACACCCCTGTTGGAATCCGGTGTTGTTCCAACCGCCGGGTGACGCACCGACCTATTTATTCTTTAAAGTCGGTCCTGATCCGGATTCTTGGTGGGGCGAAATGATGGTCAGCTACGATCGCGGTCGCAGCTTCCGAGATCGTCGGCGTTTGCCTGAAGGAATCGATGGTCCTGTGCGCTGCAAGCCGATTCTATTGCCTGGTGGCGTACTGCTGGCTGGTTCGTCGACAGAATATGACGGTTGGACGGTACACTTCGAGCGGATTCAACTGCAGAACGGCATGATCAGCGGCCCCTGGCAGCGCATCGGCCCCATCAATCACAAGCAACAGTTTAATGCAATTCAACCTACATTCTTAAATCACCCCTCTGGCAAGATTCAGGTTTTATGTCGCACTAAGGAAGGCGTCGTTGCGACTAGCTTTTCTGACGATCGAGGACTAACCTGGTCGGAGATGAAGGCCATCGACCTGCCCAACAACAATTCAGGCGTCGACGCAGTGACACTGGCTGATGGACGGCACCTACTGATCTACAATCATCTTGGTAGCGGTGTCACCGGCTGGGGCAGACGAGGCCTCTTGAATCTGGCCATCTCAAACGACGGCATGCAATGGCACAAGGTTGGCATCCTAGAACAAGAAACTAGAGCCGAATTTAGCTATCCTGCCATCATTCAAGCGGCCGATGGCCTAGTGCACATGACCTGGACTTGGAAGCGCCAACGAGTAAAGCACGCAGTCGTCAATCCAACGCTGATCGAGGTTGGTGAGCCACTCGGTTTGGGGCCTTGGGATGCAGCCAGCCCTGCGCCATAG
- a CDS encoding UbiD family decarboxylase has translation MTYRSTRQLVEDLHRHGHLLIIDDPVDPHLELAEIHRRVYRNAGPALLFANVHGSRFPVASNLFGTLERARFIFRRQIEAVRQAVQVKTDPHEALRRPWRLWRLPAVGWRMMPRRANGAAVMRNQCRLSELPHVVCWPDDGGAFVTLPQVLSQAPGNSGLSGLNLGMYRVQMSGNQYATDRECGLHYQIHRGIGVHHAAAIARGQDLPVNISIGGTPAMTLSAVMPLPEGMSELGFAGALAGHRIPMLMLPGLAPLYADADFCIVGRVVTGLLKPEGPFGDHLGYYARVHDFPVFQVQAVYHRDDAVWPMTVVGRPPQEDTTFGQLIHELTDPVIPTVLPGVRQVHAVDASGVHPLLLAVGSERYTPYQRPERPQELMTQACAILGQGQLSLAKYLWIIDGLDPEAPRANQIREFFIYILQRVLWQRDLHFVTHTTMDTLDYSGTGFNQGSKLIVACGRQPSRNLAATIPADLTLPAGWSQPAVVLPGVMVVQTQPHVARQSTDWVRQQCDHWPTAQHPQGFPLIVVVDDSRFCAQSLDNWLWATFTRSDPAVDVYGLGAELVDKHFGCLGSLVIDARRKAHHAPPLIEDPQISAQVDARASRNDALARYL, from the coding sequence ATGACATATCGAAGCACTCGGCAATTGGTGGAGGACCTCCATCGGCACGGTCATTTGCTGATTATCGACGATCCGGTGGACCCGCACTTGGAGCTGGCCGAAATCCATCGCCGCGTTTATCGCAATGCGGGTCCTGCACTGCTGTTTGCCAATGTCCACGGTAGCCGCTTTCCGGTGGCATCGAATCTATTCGGAACGCTCGAGCGAGCCCGTTTTATTTTTCGGCGCCAAATTGAGGCTGTGCGCCAAGCGGTGCAAGTCAAGACTGATCCACACGAAGCATTGCGGCGTCCCTGGAGACTGTGGAGATTGCCCGCTGTCGGCTGGCGAATGATGCCGCGCAGGGCGAATGGTGCAGCCGTCATGCGCAACCAATGTCGTCTAAGTGAACTGCCCCACGTCGTCTGCTGGCCCGATGATGGTGGAGCATTCGTAACCTTGCCCCAGGTACTCAGCCAAGCACCGGGCAACAGTGGATTGAGCGGGCTGAATCTAGGCATGTATCGGGTGCAGATGTCCGGGAACCAATATGCGACCGATCGTGAGTGCGGACTGCATTATCAAATTCACCGCGGCATCGGTGTCCACCACGCTGCAGCAATTGCTCGTGGGCAGGACTTACCGGTCAATATTTCCATTGGCGGGACACCGGCCATGACGCTGTCTGCCGTCATGCCGCTTCCGGAGGGCATGAGCGAGTTGGGCTTCGCCGGTGCGCTGGCCGGTCATCGCATTCCGATGTTGATGCTGCCAGGGCTGGCACCTTTATACGCCGACGCGGATTTCTGCATCGTTGGTCGAGTAGTCACGGGGTTACTCAAGCCCGAAGGCCCGTTTGGCGATCACTTAGGGTACTATGCTCGAGTTCACGACTTTCCGGTCTTCCAAGTGCAAGCCGTGTATCATCGCGACGATGCCGTATGGCCAATGACCGTTGTCGGCAGACCACCGCAAGAAGACACGACGTTCGGACAGTTGATTCACGAGTTAACCGATCCGGTAATCCCGACTGTTCTGCCGGGAGTGCGACAAGTGCACGCCGTGGACGCTTCTGGAGTCCACCCGCTGTTGTTGGCCGTCGGTAGCGAGCGTTACACGCCATATCAACGACCAGAACGCCCGCAAGAGTTGATGACACAGGCCTGCGCCATTTTGGGACAAGGGCAACTTTCCCTAGCCAAGTATCTGTGGATCATCGATGGCTTGGATCCGGAGGCTCCGAGAGCCAACCAAATTCGCGAATTCTTCATCTACATCCTGCAGCGTGTGCTATGGCAGCGGGACTTGCACTTCGTAACGCACACAACCATGGACACCTTGGATTACTCTGGTACTGGTTTCAATCAAGGCTCGAAGTTGATAGTTGCCTGTGGCCGCCAGCCGTCGAGGAATCTCGCTGCCACTATTCCTGCGGATTTGACGCTGCCCGCTGGCTGGAGTCAACCGGCTGTCGTTTTGCCAGGGGTCATGGTCGTTCAGACGCAACCTCATGTTGCGCGTCAAAGTACCGATTGGGTTCGGCAGCAATGTGATCACTGGCCCACCGCACAACATCCCCAGGGTTTTCCGTTGATTGTGGTCGTTGATGATAGCCGCTTCTGTGCGCAGTCGCTGGACAATTGGCTGTGGGCAACGTTCACTCGCAGCGATCCAGCGGTAGATGTATATGGGCTGGGTGCCGAGTTGGTAGACAAGCATTTTGGCTGCCTCGGTTCGCTGGTAATCGACGCCCGCCGAAAAGCGCATCACGCCCCACCGCTGATTGAAGACCCACAAATATCCGCCCAGGTCGACGCCCGCGCCAGCCGCAACGATGCACTGGCCAGGTATTTGTAG
- a CDS encoding twin-arginine translocase TatA/TatE family subunit: MTLLAILGLGTTELLIFMGILLLLFGSAKLPSLMRNLGRSANEFKAGMSDPISATKDESDDDAGAKS; this comes from the coding sequence ATGACCTTACTCGCCATTTTAGGGCTGGGCACCACTGAACTGTTGATCTTCATGGGCATTTTGTTGCTGCTTTTCGGCAGTGCAAAATTGCCCAGTCTGATGCGCAATTTGGGCCGTAGTGCCAATGAGTTCAAGGCTGGTATGAGCGACCCCATATCGGCCACCAAGGACGAATCTGACGACGATGCCGGCGCCAAGAGTTAG
- a CDS encoding CPBP family intramembrane metalloprotease, producing MNWKHVHLIFKREMLDQLRDRRTLFTITVLPLLLYPLLGMLMMQVAQFHRESPVRVYVLGHENWPASLPLLDDTGQIVLANAMDESRQLLEFTLLDCPDDTKGGIEQYAQKFLNAQQADAVIIIDQRFTDRLGIVHAKEAHADGEEQTHQPPVAQLAALNAQSGITLLTNMARDQSMIAHTRLSRLIDQWWDQWRMQQLVIAGLPPVLSAPIQLQHLDTSVSTVRQAVRWTKILPFVMLVWALTGAFYPAIDLCAGEKERGTLETLLSSPARRREIVWGKLLTVNVFSIASALLNLLSMHLTTGMVVKGLSAGMPGGLSESFGPMPIHTMGWLLLLLIPMSAFFSALALAVAALAKSTKEGQYYLMPLLLVTLPLVGVPMIPSVQMNLGTSLIPVSGAILLVRSLIEGRYAEAVSHLPVVFLITGLCCAFAVRWAIRQFESESVMFQEAGRWDMRSWARHLWRDREATAQPSVALLCGALILVVRFFAQFFVSADTSFITQTLLVQLGIILLPCILMACLLTRKPRWALRIHRTQGSHLVAAMLIGFALHPSYQVLGQAIVEVYPISQDTLQVVKQFEGKIFEHKLWVILGLLAVLPAVCEELAFRGFIFGGLLRRQGVLRAVIVSSLLFGFAHAILQQSITASVMGLLLGLIAWRTGGVLCTIVVHAISNALSLSLAWGSRNCTEIPDFLSWAVESGPQGWTYVPHWQFTSVVLSIALFLILFQRSQKTERVVLAETA from the coding sequence GTGAACTGGAAGCATGTCCATCTGATTTTCAAGCGTGAGATGCTGGATCAGCTCCGCGATCGCCGGACGCTGTTTACCATTACCGTTCTGCCGCTGTTGCTGTATCCGCTGCTGGGCATGTTGATGATGCAGGTAGCGCAGTTCCACCGCGAAAGCCCTGTCCGCGTCTATGTGCTCGGCCATGAAAACTGGCCCGCAAGTCTGCCGTTGCTCGACGACACTGGACAAATCGTGTTAGCCAACGCAATGGACGAATCTCGGCAGCTGCTGGAATTCACCTTGCTGGATTGTCCTGACGATACCAAAGGTGGAATCGAACAATACGCCCAAAAGTTTCTGAATGCTCAACAAGCTGATGCCGTAATCATCATTGATCAACGTTTCACAGACCGTCTAGGAATTGTACACGCCAAGGAAGCACACGCCGACGGTGAAGAACAGACTCACCAACCGCCAGTAGCTCAACTGGCAGCCCTCAATGCCCAATCAGGCATAACATTGCTGACGAACATGGCCCGTGATCAGTCTATGATCGCCCATACGCGACTATCTCGCTTGATCGATCAGTGGTGGGACCAGTGGCGTATGCAGCAATTGGTCATCGCTGGTCTGCCGCCAGTCTTATCAGCTCCCATCCAGCTTCAGCACCTGGATACTTCCGTGTCGACGGTACGACAAGCTGTTCGCTGGACCAAAATCTTGCCATTTGTGATGTTGGTCTGGGCATTGACGGGGGCTTTCTACCCTGCCATCGACTTGTGCGCCGGCGAGAAAGAGCGAGGTACCCTGGAAACACTGCTGTCCAGTCCCGCCAGGCGGCGCGAAATTGTGTGGGGCAAGCTGTTAACGGTCAATGTGTTTAGCATTGCCAGCGCGCTGCTGAATCTGCTGAGCATGCATCTTACCACGGGTATGGTCGTCAAAGGATTGTCGGCTGGCATGCCCGGTGGACTTTCAGAATCATTCGGACCAATGCCCATCCATACCATGGGCTGGCTGCTATTGCTGCTGATTCCAATGTCGGCATTTTTCAGCGCTCTAGCTTTGGCTGTGGCCGCTTTGGCTAAGAGTACCAAGGAAGGACAATACTATTTGATGCCGCTGCTGTTGGTAACGCTGCCACTGGTGGGTGTGCCAATGATCCCCAGCGTGCAAATGAACTTGGGCACCAGTCTGATTCCAGTTTCCGGCGCCATTCTGCTGGTTCGATCGCTGATCGAAGGCCGATATGCCGAAGCCGTTTCGCATCTGCCGGTCGTGTTTCTAATAACCGGGCTGTGCTGCGCGTTTGCCGTTCGCTGGGCCATCCGCCAGTTTGAAAGCGAATCGGTCATGTTCCAGGAAGCGGGACGCTGGGATATGCGTAGCTGGGCTCGACATCTGTGGCGAGATCGCGAAGCTACCGCTCAGCCTTCGGTGGCGTTGCTGTGTGGCGCCTTGATTTTGGTAGTCCGTTTTTTCGCTCAGTTCTTTGTGAGTGCCGACACCTCGTTCATCACGCAAACCCTGCTAGTTCAATTGGGCATTATCCTTCTGCCGTGCATCCTCATGGCCTGCCTTTTGACTCGCAAGCCGCGATGGGCGTTGCGGATCCATCGCACACAAGGCTCACATTTGGTGGCCGCCATGCTAATTGGCTTTGCGTTGCACCCCAGCTATCAGGTGCTGGGACAAGCGATCGTCGAAGTCTATCCGATCAGTCAGGATACGCTGCAAGTTGTAAAGCAATTCGAAGGCAAGATCTTCGAACACAAACTGTGGGTTATCCTGGGATTGCTGGCTGTCCTGCCAGCCGTGTGCGAAGAACTGGCATTTCGCGGTTTCATCTTTGGTGGACTACTACGCCGACAGGGCGTGCTGCGGGCTGTCATTGTCAGTTCGCTGCTGTTCGGCTTTGCCCATGCCATACTGCAGCAGTCGATCACCGCGTCAGTAATGGGGCTACTACTGGGCTTGATCGCCTGGCGAACTGGCGGTGTGTTGTGCACTATCGTCGTCCATGCCATTAGCAACGCGCTCAGCCTGTCGCTTGCTTGGGGCAGCCGTAATTGCACGGAAATTCCCGATTTCCTGAGCTGGGCCGTTGAATCTGGGCCTCAGGGCTGGACATACGTTCCACACTGGCAATTTACCAGTGTTGTACTGTCGATCGCGCTGTTCTTGATTCTGTTCCAACGTAGCCAAAAAACAGAACGCGTTGTCTTGGCCGAGACGGCCTAG
- a CDS encoding DJ-1/PfpI family protein: MERKQVGIVIFDDVEILDFCGPYEVFSAVRLDEPQRRETLSPFNVQLVAEHLNPITTTGGMVVQPHCSFANCPDLDILLVPGGWGTRIQINNNVLLEWLKSRSKSAEVVASVCTGSMVLGFAGLLDGRRATTHWRSLAWMAESLTAVKVQSDKHFVVDGHVFTSAGISAGIDMSLKVVERYYSRSIAEATARHMEYPYPASDARRIVL, from the coding sequence ATGGAACGAAAACAAGTCGGCATCGTCATCTTCGACGACGTGGAGATTCTCGATTTCTGTGGACCTTACGAGGTGTTTTCGGCGGTGCGACTAGACGAGCCGCAACGGCGCGAAACGCTGTCGCCGTTTAACGTGCAATTGGTGGCGGAGCATCTGAATCCGATCACAACCACCGGTGGCATGGTCGTTCAACCCCATTGCAGTTTCGCCAATTGTCCAGACCTTGACATATTGCTGGTGCCTGGTGGCTGGGGAACGCGAATTCAAATCAACAACAATGTGTTACTCGAATGGCTGAAAAGCCGTTCCAAGTCGGCGGAAGTCGTCGCATCCGTCTGCACCGGCTCGATGGTGCTGGGGTTTGCTGGATTGCTTGACGGCCGGCGAGCCACAACGCACTGGCGATCATTGGCATGGATGGCCGAGTCGCTGACCGCGGTAAAGGTTCAATCGGATAAGCATTTTGTGGTCGACGGCCATGTTTTCACGTCCGCCGGAATATCAGCAGGCATTGACATGTCATTGAAGGTGGTCGAGCGTTACTACAGCCGTTCGATTGCTGAGGCTACCGCGAGGCACATGGAGTATCCCTATCCAGCAAGCGATGCGCGCCGGATTGTTCTTTAA
- a CDS encoding twin-arginine translocase TatA/TatE family subunit, whose amino-acid sequence MFSSFGYTEMLLLGVIALMLFGSRLPEVARNFGRGYREVRRKLDEVQREFRDWDKPEPNPPSRPQSLIGQTDDVQRYQPAAPRFVPPTDNDD is encoded by the coding sequence ATGTTTTCCAGCTTCGGCTACACGGAAATGCTCCTGCTGGGGGTCATTGCGCTGATGCTGTTCGGTAGCCGATTGCCCGAGGTAGCACGCAATTTTGGTCGGGGATATCGCGAGGTTCGTCGCAAATTGGATGAGGTCCAACGTGAATTTCGCGATTGGGACAAGCCTGAACCCAATCCACCCAGTCGTCCTCAATCTTTAATTGGCCAAACGGACGATGTCCAACGCTACCAACCGGCCGCGCCCAGGTTCGTGCCTCCCACAGACAACGACGACTAA
- a CDS encoding DUF1801 domain-containing protein: MSMSDRALNGSRRMAKKSQKPNNAIPCHCRPGRRSTSNSKKTAATKAETGKHIGEASGVVLLSGGNPQIAKGDGDAPVQAYIAAMPGWKSALGKRLDAIVDRQVPQVNKAVRWNSPVYGVQGQGYFLSFHVFTRYVKVTFFNGVSLQPLPPGGTERSKDARWIDIYENDQVDEKQLASWVRQAAALPGWTP; this comes from the coding sequence ATGAGCATGAGCGATAGGGCTTTGAATGGGAGCCGTCGGATGGCGAAAAAGAGTCAGAAACCGAACAACGCGATTCCATGCCACTGTCGCCCAGGCCGGAGGTCTACATCGAATTCGAAGAAGACGGCTGCAACCAAGGCAGAGACCGGCAAGCATATCGGTGAAGCTTCGGGCGTCGTGTTACTATCTGGTGGAAATCCGCAGATTGCTAAGGGCGATGGCGATGCTCCAGTTCAGGCCTACATTGCAGCCATGCCTGGTTGGAAAAGTGCTTTGGGCAAGCGGCTCGATGCGATCGTTGATCGTCAGGTTCCACAGGTGAACAAAGCGGTACGGTGGAATTCCCCAGTTTATGGCGTCCAGGGACAAGGATATTTTTTGTCATTCCATGTGTTCACGCGCTACGTTAAAGTGACGTTCTTTAACGGAGTGTCTCTGCAACCGCTGCCTCCGGGCGGTACCGAACGCAGCAAGGATGCCCGCTGGATCGATATCTACGAGAATGATCAAGTCGATGAGAAACAGTTGGCCAGCTGGGTAAGGCAGGCCGCCGCGCTGCCGGGTTGGACCCCATAG